One genomic window of Halolamina sediminis includes the following:
- a CDS encoding TRAP transporter small permease, with amino-acid sequence MSRVERAFDRATSALYRGSAVALLLILVLMLVRVVSRNLSLGISGLQIVAQAAAVWLTFMIVGALEWEQRHIEIDYFTDRIPERWQPLHEIFVTLVGTYAAYVIFVGSVIAMVTFADSTSPAVDIPIPVYYAASTLGAGFLLSIYGYRIYTAVQEVRR; translated from the coding sequence ATGTCGCGGGTCGAGCGAGCGTTCGACCGGGCGACGAGTGCGCTGTATCGCGGCTCCGCAGTAGCGCTGCTGCTCATCCTCGTTTTGATGCTGGTCCGCGTCGTCTCGCGGAACCTGAGTCTCGGGATTAGCGGGCTCCAGATCGTCGCACAGGCCGCCGCTGTCTGGCTCACGTTCATGATCGTCGGCGCGCTGGAGTGGGAACAGCGCCACATCGAGATCGACTACTTCACCGACCGCATCCCCGAACGCTGGCAGCCGCTGCACGAGATCTTCGTGACGCTGGTGGGCACGTACGCCGCCTACGTCATCTTCGTCGGCTCGGTGATCGCAATGGTGACGTTCGCCGACTCCACGTCGCCGGCCGTCGATATCCCGATCCCGGTCTACTACGCGGCGTCGACGCTCGGGGCGGGGTTCCTGCTATCGATCTACGGCTACCGCATCTACACGGCGGTCCAGGAGGTGCGTCGCTGA
- a CDS encoding phosphoribosylglycinamide synthetase C domain-containing protein, with the protein MDTKKFLFVSADAALITDLAWQVHREGHDVKYHIEAEGDREIGDGFVPKTDDWEAEVDWADVVIFDDIWVGDTVGTGELAQELRERGKAVVGGTPNTDRLEEDRGYAMEILEEHGVNTVEHHVFEEFDAGIRHVQENPAPYVIKPLGEVQNVKRLLYVGDEDDGSDVVDVLKAYEKAWGHRMKGFQLQRKVEGVEIAVCGFFDGNEFVDRINFNFEHKKLFPGNIGPSTGEMGTSMFWAGRNKLFEETFGRLEGWLAEEGYVGSIDINCIVNETGIYPLEFTPRFGYPTIALQEESIESSTGQFFYDLAHGNDPEVEVHSGYQIAVRVVLPPFPFDDEETYDENSRNAAVVFETESREGVHLEDTKKVDGQWRVAGDNGMPIVVTGTGETMQAAREQAYDRIDDIVMPNMYYRDDIGERWIDGDGDRLQAWGYLGPQS; encoded by the coding sequence ATGGACACCAAGAAGTTCCTGTTCGTCTCGGCCGACGCCGCGCTGATCACCGACCTCGCGTGGCAGGTCCACCGGGAGGGCCACGACGTGAAGTACCACATCGAAGCCGAGGGCGACCGGGAGATCGGCGACGGGTTCGTCCCGAAAACCGACGACTGGGAGGCCGAAGTCGACTGGGCCGACGTGGTCATTTTCGACGACATCTGGGTGGGGGACACCGTCGGGACGGGCGAACTCGCCCAAGAGCTCCGTGAGCGAGGGAAAGCCGTCGTCGGCGGCACGCCGAACACCGACCGGCTCGAAGAAGATCGGGGCTACGCGATGGAGATCCTCGAGGAACACGGCGTCAACACCGTCGAACACCACGTGTTCGAGGAGTTCGACGCCGGCATCAGGCACGTCCAAGAGAACCCCGCGCCGTACGTGATCAAGCCGCTCGGGGAGGTGCAGAACGTCAAGCGTCTGCTGTACGTCGGCGACGAGGACGACGGCAGCGACGTCGTGGACGTGCTGAAGGCGTACGAGAAGGCGTGGGGCCACCGGATGAAGGGGTTCCAGCTCCAGCGGAAGGTCGAGGGCGTCGAGATCGCGGTCTGCGGGTTCTTCGACGGGAACGAGTTCGTCGACCGGATCAACTTCAACTTCGAGCACAAGAAGCTGTTCCCGGGCAACATCGGCCCCTCGACCGGCGAGATGGGCACGTCGATGTTCTGGGCCGGGCGGAACAAGCTGTTCGAGGAGACGTTCGGTAGGCTCGAAGGCTGGCTCGCCGAGGAAGGGTACGTCGGCAGTATCGACATCAACTGCATCGTCAACGAGACCGGAATCTACCCACTCGAGTTCACGCCGCGGTTTGGCTACCCGACCATCGCGCTGCAGGAGGAGTCCATCGAGTCCTCGACGGGGCAGTTCTTCTACGACCTCGCTCACGGGAACGACCCCGAAGTCGAGGTGCACAGCGGCTATCAGATCGCGGTCCGGGTCGTCCTGCCGCCGTTCCCGTTCGACGACGAGGAAACGTACGACGAGAACTCCCGGAACGCCGCGGTCGTGTTCGAGACCGAGAGCCGCGAGGGGGTTCACTTGGAGGACACCAAGAAGGTGGACGGGCAGTGGCGCGTCGCCGGGGACAACGGGATGCCCATCGTCGTGACTGGGACGGGTGAGACGATGCAGGCGGCGCGCGAGCAGGCGTACGACCGCATCGACGACATCGTGATGCCCAACATGTACTACCGGGACGACATCGGTGAGCGCTGGATCGACGGGGACGGCGACCGACTGCAGGCGTGGGGCTACCTCGGGCCGCAGTCGTAA
- a CDS encoding DUF7562 family protein, whose protein sequence is MASRLFGTRTAQVTCIGCGESIAEEDAFEYDKHGDIWRREGKEFEYFCKPCYREYCHQNRDGLEELLVAAGAGRTDRETFLQQFCALLADDAAPDGEKP, encoded by the coding sequence ATGGCTTCGAGGCTGTTCGGGACCCGCACCGCGCAGGTGACGTGTATCGGCTGCGGCGAGTCCATCGCGGAGGAGGACGCGTTCGAGTACGACAAGCACGGCGACATCTGGCGCCGCGAGGGGAAGGAGTTCGAGTACTTCTGTAAGCCGTGCTACCGGGAGTACTGTCACCAGAACCGCGACGGGCTCGAGGAGCTGCTCGTCGCGGCCGGCGCCGGGCGAACGGACCGGGAGACGTTCCTGCAGCAGTTCTGTGCGCTGCTGGCCGACGATGCGGCGCCGGACGGGGAGAAACCGTAG
- the dctP gene encoding TRAP transporter substrate-binding protein DctP, with product MVDGDNQPTTTRRTYLKAGAAVGSFAGLSGCVSSLTGGTTTLRVNSPAAEGSVHGDVGAWIKEYVEAETDGDIEVEVFRNSELGGQIESIENVSSGSLEMYVIPYALTGTQYQPAQVFDAPYLYDPDNPYEDIYEKTDPQDSEIAQDVIENLASETNIRSLGAVVQGTRRCTLNVEGEPPTNPEELGEYRMRAVPIGMYEQALVGLGAETTNIDFSEVPQALASGSIQGQENPYNIIRSSGIWENQSHIIETDHMHVPLAIIINEGIFQDDLTDGQQQIMYDAVRENQSRATETLQENLEGHREFMRENDLTIVPPEDLDMDAFRTATRQRIRDQFPDLIDTIEQLHGNGYPAE from the coding sequence ATGGTAGATGGTGACAATCAGCCAACGACCACACGACGAACGTATCTGAAAGCAGGCGCAGCGGTCGGCAGCTTCGCCGGACTGAGCGGATGTGTCTCCTCGCTGACTGGAGGCACGACGACGCTGCGGGTGAACTCTCCGGCAGCGGAGGGGTCGGTGCACGGCGATGTCGGAGCGTGGATCAAGGAGTACGTCGAGGCCGAGACCGACGGCGACATCGAGGTCGAGGTGTTCCGCAACAGCGAGCTGGGGGGACAGATCGAGTCGATCGAGAACGTCTCCTCGGGGTCGCTGGAGATGTACGTCATCCCCTACGCGTTGACGGGGACCCAGTACCAGCCGGCACAGGTGTTCGACGCGCCGTACCTGTACGACCCGGACAACCCCTACGAGGACATCTACGAGAAGACTGACCCGCAGGACAGCGAGATCGCACAGGACGTGATCGAGAACCTCGCATCCGAGACCAACATCCGGTCGCTCGGCGCGGTGGTGCAGGGGACCCGTCGGTGTACGCTGAACGTCGAGGGCGAGCCGCCGACGAACCCCGAAGAGCTCGGCGAGTACCGGATGCGTGCGGTGCCGATCGGCATGTACGAGCAGGCGCTCGTCGGCCTCGGCGCCGAGACGACGAACATCGACTTCTCGGAGGTGCCACAGGCGCTGGCCTCGGGCTCGATTCAGGGACAGGAGAACCCTTACAACATCATCCGGAGTTCGGGGATCTGGGAGAACCAGAGCCACATCATCGAGACCGACCACATGCACGTGCCGCTGGCGATCATCATCAACGAGGGGATCTTCCAAGACGACCTCACCGACGGCCAACAGCAGATCATGTACGACGCGGTGCGCGAGAACCAGTCCCGCGCGACCGAGACGCTACAGGAGAACCTCGAAGGCCACCGGGAGTTCATGCGCGAAAACGACCTCACGATCGTGCCGCCGGAGGACCTCGATATGGACGCGTTCCGGACCGCGACCCGCCAGCGCATCCGGGACCAGTTCCCGGATCTGATCGACACGATCGAACAGCTGCACGGTAACGGCTACCCCGCGGAATAG